One window from the genome of Bacillus weihaiensis encodes:
- a CDS encoding sporulation protein YjcZ translates to MAGYSPYGPGPYPYYPTYGSIGYGYWFAFIVVLFILLLVLGGGYYYYNSFRR, encoded by the coding sequence GTGGCTGGTTATTCACCATATGGTCCAGGACCTTATCCTTATTATCCAACGTATGGAAGCATTGGGTATGGATATTGGTTTGCGTTTATCGTTGTTCTTTTCATATTATTGCTTGTTTTAGGTGGAGGATATTACTATTATAATTCTTTTAGAAGATGA
- the rsfS gene encoding ribosome silencing factor codes for MSEREILTTVAKAADSKRAEDIIALNMKGISLIADYFLICHGNSDKQVQAIAREMKEKAEEQGLIVKRLEGFDEARWILIDLGDVVAHVFHKDERGYYNLERLWGDAPIEDLASELSQ; via the coding sequence ATGAGTGAGAGAGAGATTTTAACAACAGTGGCTAAAGCAGCAGATAGTAAACGTGCAGAGGATATTATCGCCTTAAATATGAAGGGGATATCTTTAATTGCAGATTATTTCCTTATTTGTCATGGTAATTCTGACAAACAAGTACAAGCAATAGCAAGAGAAATGAAGGAAAAAGCGGAAGAACAAGGTCTTATTGTTAAGCGACTTGAAGGCTTTGATGAAGCACGATGGATTTTAATTGACCTAGGCGATGTAGTAGCTCATGTTTTTCATAAGGATGAAAGAGGCTACTATAACCTCGAACGTTTATGGGGAGATGCCCCGATAGAAGATCTTGCTAGTGAGCTTAGTCAATGA
- the sigK gene encoding RNA polymerase sporulation sigma factor SigK, giving the protein MSGLISALGFFIKELVFLVSYVKNNAFPQPLSASDEKKYLQRMSEGDDYARNLLIEHNLRLVAHIVKKFENTGEDSEDLISIGTIGLIKAIESYSQGKGTKLATYAARCIENEILMHLRALKKTKKDVSLHDPIGQDKEGNEISLIDVLKSENEDVIETIQLNMELEKVKEYIDILDGREKEVIVGRFGLDLKKEKTQREIAKELGISRSYVSRIEKRALMKMFHEFYRAEKEKRNRKKE; this is encoded by the coding sequence ATGTCTGGGCTTATATCAGCACTAGGTTTCTTCATAAAAGAATTAGTGTTTTTAGTATCTTATGTTAAAAATAATGCCTTCCCACAACCTTTGTCTGCTTCAGACGAAAAGAAATATTTGCAGCGAATGTCAGAAGGCGATGATTATGCGAGAAACCTTTTAATCGAGCATAACTTAAGGCTCGTTGCACATATTGTTAAGAAATTTGAAAATACTGGGGAAGATTCTGAGGATTTAATCTCAATTGGAACAATTGGTTTAATTAAAGCGATTGAAAGTTACTCACAAGGAAAGGGAACGAAACTTGCTACGTACGCGGCTCGTTGTATAGAAAACGAGATTTTAATGCATTTAAGAGCTTTAAAGAAAACAAAGAAAGATGTTTCCCTTCACGACCCAATTGGTCAAGATAAGGAAGGGAACGAAATTAGTTTAATTGATGTTCTCAAATCAGAAAACGAAGATGTCATTGAAACGATCCAATTAAATATGGAGTTAGAAAAAGTGAAAGAGTATATTGATATACTTGATGGAAGGGAAAAAGAAGTAATTGTTGGCAGATTTGGACTTGATTTAAAGAAGGAAAAGACTCAGAGGGAAATTGCGAAAGAACTAGGCATATCACGTAGCTATGTTTCTAGAATTGAGAAAAGAGCTCTCATGAAAATGTTTCATGAATTTTACAGAGCAGAAAAAGAAAAACGTAATCGAAAAAAAGAGTAG
- a CDS encoding YqeG family HAD IIIA-type phosphatase → MLRQFLPGEYVKSIYHISPKQLKESGVKGIITDLDNTLVEWDRPNATPELLEWFKELKDYGMQVTIVSNNNESRVKAFSEPLNIPFIYKARKPMGKAFLKAVKDMKLKKEDVVVIGDQLLTDVLGGNRNGFKTILVVPVASTDGFYTRINRMIERRILDSLKRKGMIQWEE, encoded by the coding sequence ATGCTACGACAATTTTTACCCGGTGAGTATGTAAAAAGTATCTATCATATTTCACCTAAGCAATTAAAAGAAAGTGGAGTAAAAGGAATCATTACAGATTTAGATAACACGTTAGTTGAATGGGATCGACCTAACGCAACACCTGAGCTTTTAGAGTGGTTTAAAGAATTAAAAGATTATGGGATGCAGGTTACAATCGTATCAAATAATAATGAATCAAGAGTAAAGGCTTTTTCAGAACCGCTAAATATACCTTTTATCTATAAAGCAAGAAAACCGATGGGAAAGGCTTTCTTAAAAGCTGTTAAAGATATGAAGCTGAAAAAAGAGGATGTTGTTGTGATTGGTGATCAGCTATTGACTGATGTACTAGGTGGTAACAGAAATGGTTTCAAAACCATTTTGGTTGTGCCAGTAGCATCGACAGACGGTTTTTATACGAGAATTAATCGAATGATTGAACGTAGAATCTTGGATAGCTTAAAACGTAAAGGAATGATTCAATGGGAGGAATAA
- a CDS encoding ComE operon protein 2, translating to MSRISWDQYFMTQSHLLALRSTCTRLAVGATIVRDKRIIAGGYNGSIAGGVHCSDEGCYVIDNHCVRTIHAEMNAILQCAKFGVPTAAAEIYVTHFPCLQCCKAIIQAGIQKVYYAVNYKNHPYAIELFEQSGVNVEHVELDENLLRQNNQEQIEFVSYLLTKLSAANISDEEKNELREKANSLFEQ from the coding sequence GTGAGTCGGATTTCATGGGATCAATATTTTATGACACAAAGTCATTTACTTGCTTTACGAAGTACGTGTACTAGATTAGCAGTGGGTGCAACGATTGTTAGAGATAAAAGAATTATAGCAGGAGGATACAATGGCTCAATTGCCGGTGGAGTACATTGTTCAGATGAAGGGTGTTATGTGATTGATAACCATTGTGTACGAACAATACACGCAGAAATGAACGCCATTCTTCAGTGCGCAAAGTTTGGAGTTCCGACAGCAGCAGCGGAAATTTATGTGACTCATTTTCCATGTTTGCAGTGTTGTAAGGCAATTATTCAAGCAGGAATTCAAAAAGTATATTATGCAGTAAACTATAAGAATCATCCTTATGCAATTGAACTTTTTGAGCAATCTGGTGTAAACGTAGAGCATGTGGAACTGGATGAAAATCTTCTCCGTCAAAATAATCAAGAACAGATTGAGTTTGTATCATATCTACTTACTAAACTTTCTGCAGCTAACATTAGTGACGAAGAAAAGAATGAATTAAGAGAAAAAGCCAATTCTTTATTTGAGCAGTAG
- the yhbY gene encoding ribosome assembly RNA-binding protein YhbY — MLTGKQKRFLRSEAHHLNPIFQVGKGGVNENMIQQLTDVLEARELIKVSVLQNCEEDKNVVAEEIVNGTGADLVQVIGSTIVLYKESKENKQMKLPN, encoded by the coding sequence ATGTTAACAGGTAAACAAAAACGCTTCTTGCGTTCTGAAGCACACCATTTAAACCCAATCTTTCAAGTAGGAAAAGGTGGAGTAAACGAAAATATGATTCAACAGCTGACTGATGTTTTAGAAGCTAGAGAATTAATTAAAGTATCCGTTCTCCAAAACTGTGAGGAAGATAAAAATGTTGTAGCAGAAGAAATTGTAAATGGAACAGGGGCTGATCTTGTTCAAGTAATAGGAAGTACAATTGTCTTATATAAAGAATCAAAAGAGAACAAACAAATGAAATTACCAAACTAA
- a CDS encoding nicotinate-nucleotide adenylyltransferase, with product MKKIGILGGTFDPPHLGHLFIANEVLHKMQLSEIWFIPNEVPPHKQADNFTDSRHRLEMLKLAVKDCSAFHVSTIELERDGASYTYDTLQLLHEEFPEHSFYFIIGADMIEYLSKWHKIDELVNMITFIGVNRRGYETKSPYPVTTIDIPLFEVSSTMLRERLSKNETTAYLLQEEVKRYIEENHLYGT from the coding sequence ATGAAAAAAATTGGAATATTAGGAGGAACCTTTGATCCTCCTCATCTTGGCCATCTTTTCATTGCAAATGAAGTCCTCCATAAAATGCAATTATCTGAAATATGGTTTATACCCAATGAAGTACCGCCACATAAGCAAGCAGATAATTTTACGGACAGCAGACATCGTCTGGAAATGCTAAAGCTTGCTGTTAAAGACTGTTCTGCATTCCATGTGAGTACTATTGAATTAGAACGAGATGGCGCTTCATATACATATGATACATTGCAACTTTTACATGAAGAATTCCCTGAGCATTCATTCTACTTTATCATCGGTGCAGATATGATTGAATATTTATCTAAATGGCATAAAATTGATGAACTTGTAAATATGATTACCTTTATTGGTGTAAACAGACGTGGTTATGAAACAAAATCACCGTACCCTGTTACGACAATAGATATTCCTTTGTTTGAAGTTTCTTCTACCATGCTAAGAGAGAGACTTAGTAAGAATGAAACAACAGCTTATCTTTTACAAGAAGAAGTGAAAAGATATATAGAGGAGAATCATTTATATGGAACGTGA
- a CDS encoding class I SAM-dependent DNA methyltransferase gives MIYKGFASIYDQLMKDAPYEEWASFIGIAIERYHPEATSVLDLGCGTGEIAVRLAKQQLSVTGVDLSEDMLTVAQAKAIDNNVNILFVEQDMRELSGFQEPFDVVTICCDSLNYLQTRVDVEQTFKQVYDHTNSDSLFIFDVHSVYKIHEIFANSTFAEQDEEISYIWSSYLGEEENSIEHDLTFFVKDDEVYQRFDELHVQRTFQINEYKEMLEAASFKVVHICADFSLEQEPTATSERIFFIARK, from the coding sequence ATGATCTACAAAGGTTTTGCCTCTATTTATGACCAACTTATGAAGGATGCTCCCTATGAAGAATGGGCTTCATTTATTGGAATTGCCATCGAGCGCTATCATCCAGAAGCTACGTCTGTATTAGATCTTGGCTGTGGAACAGGTGAGATTGCAGTGAGGCTGGCAAAACAGCAGTTATCTGTTACAGGTGTTGATTTGAGTGAAGATATGTTAACTGTGGCACAGGCAAAAGCAATTGATAACAATGTCAACATTTTGTTTGTAGAGCAAGATATGAGGGAGCTGTCAGGCTTTCAAGAACCATTTGATGTTGTCACTATTTGCTGTGATTCGTTAAATTATTTGCAAACGAGAGTGGATGTAGAACAAACATTTAAACAGGTGTATGATCATACGAATTCAGATAGCCTGTTTATTTTTGATGTTCATTCGGTTTATAAAATTCACGAGATTTTTGCCAATTCCACGTTTGCAGAACAAGATGAAGAAATTAGCTATATATGGAGTTCTTATTTAGGTGAGGAAGAGAATAGTATAGAGCATGATCTTACCTTCTTTGTGAAGGATGATGAAGTATATCAACGATTTGATGAGCTACATGTTCAAAGAACGTTCCAGATAAATGAGTATAAAGAGATGCTAGAAGCTGCCTCCTTTAAAGTGGTACATATATGTGCAGATTTCAGTTTGGAACAAGAGCCTACAGCTACTTCTGAACGAATTTTCTTTATTGCGAGAAAGTGA
- the aroE gene encoding shikimate dehydrogenase, with amino-acid sequence MGNLYGLIGSPVEQSMSPDIHNDAFRALQLEHYYQAFHVLPTNLEEAVRALKLLNIKGFNVTIPHKLSIIPLLDELDESAQIAGAVNTVVHLNGRLIGYNTDGNGYVSSLKSIINKPLKDQKILIIGAGGAARGIYFTLTNQGSMHIDFCNRTVSKAEELIKECPFPNKSHAFGISQAEQQLADYDIIIQTTAVGMYPNRNEKPMSLRQAKRGAVVSDIIYNPIHTAFLEEAKELGLVVHNGVGMFVHQAALAFELWTNQVPSIERMSKIVINKLGGTTC; translated from the coding sequence ATGGGGAACCTATATGGTCTAATAGGAAGTCCAGTGGAGCAATCAATGTCACCTGATATTCATAATGATGCTTTTAGAGCGTTACAATTAGAACATTATTATCAGGCATTTCACGTTTTACCAACTAATTTAGAAGAGGCTGTTAGGGCTTTGAAGCTTCTAAATATTAAAGGGTTTAATGTGACAATTCCACACAAACTATCAATTATTCCGTTACTTGACGAATTAGATGAGTCAGCCCAAATTGCGGGAGCAGTTAATACAGTGGTTCATTTAAACGGTAGGTTAATTGGGTATAATACGGACGGAAATGGATATGTTAGCTCCCTAAAATCAATCATAAATAAGCCATTAAAGGATCAAAAAATATTAATTATTGGAGCTGGTGGTGCAGCTAGAGGCATTTATTTCACCTTGACGAATCAAGGCAGTATGCATATAGATTTCTGTAATCGGACAGTATCCAAGGCAGAAGAGCTAATTAAAGAATGTCCTTTTCCAAATAAAAGTCATGCATTCGGCATCTCACAAGCAGAACAACAATTAGCAGATTATGATATCATCATACAGACAACAGCAGTCGGGATGTATCCTAATAGGAATGAAAAGCCTATGAGCTTACGTCAAGCAAAAAGAGGGGCTGTCGTAAGTGATATTATTTATAACCCTATTCACACTGCTTTCTTAGAAGAAGCTAAAGAATTGGGATTAGTTGTTCATAATGGAGTAGGGATGTTTGTCCACCAAGCTGCGCTTGCATTTGAATTATGGACAAATCAAGTACCATCAATCGAGAGAATGTCGAAGATCGTGATAAACAAATTAGGAGGAACAACATGTTAA
- a CDS encoding helix-hairpin-helix domain-containing protein produces the protein MNYFLKNKKWLFIFISILGLAIYGSYYFILGNPNDSSSDIISLDGIDEGSDRNVELGESREEETNAEQALPLVIDIKGEIKVPGVYEVGANERVHHLIEKAGGFTKEADELAVNLAAPLQDGMVLYIPKQGEQPENLYITSALPQNDDEKQKLININTATSEELQTLNGIGPAKAEAIITHREQNGLFQKIEDLLDVSGIGDKSLEKLKEFITVD, from the coding sequence ATGAATTATTTTCTTAAAAATAAAAAATGGCTGTTTATTTTCATTAGTATATTAGGGTTGGCTATTTATGGTTCCTATTATTTTATTTTAGGCAATCCTAATGATTCCTCTTCAGATATCATCTCACTTGATGGAATAGACGAAGGTAGTGATCGAAATGTAGAACTAGGTGAAAGCAGGGAAGAAGAGACAAATGCAGAACAAGCTTTACCATTGGTGATCGATATTAAAGGAGAAATTAAGGTACCAGGAGTTTATGAGGTAGGAGCGAATGAGCGTGTCCATCATCTCATTGAAAAAGCTGGAGGATTTACGAAGGAAGCAGATGAATTAGCAGTGAATCTAGCTGCTCCTCTTCAAGATGGCATGGTGCTTTATATACCAAAACAAGGAGAGCAGCCAGAAAATCTATATATAACCTCAGCTTTACCTCAAAATGACGATGAAAAACAAAAATTAATTAATATAAATACGGCTACGTCTGAAGAGCTTCAAACGTTAAATGGAATTGGACCTGCAAAAGCGGAAGCAATTATTACACACCGGGAACAAAATGGTCTTTTTCAAAAAATTGAAGACCTATTAGACGTGTCTGGAATCGGTGACAAATCTTTGGAAAAGCTAAAGGAGTTTATTACAGTAGACTAA
- the comER gene encoding late competence protein ComER — protein MKVGFIGTGNMGRILIESFIESEAIKPSFINMTNRTLEKAEAIEQLYPEVNVLKSAEEVVTHSDLIFICVKPLDIYPLLNNLKQLLEPSKCLISITSPINVHQIESLVRCQVARAIPSITNRAFSGVSLVTFGESCHLSTRKAIETMFEKISTPVQIEENVTRVASDIVSCGPAFFSYLIQRFIDSAVEETDITKEQAVLLASEMLVGMGNLIETELYTLPTLQEKVCVKGGVTGKGINVLENEVGEMFNKVFQVTHEKYYEDIDEVSEQFNSVTNK, from the coding sequence TTGAAAGTTGGTTTTATTGGAACTGGAAACATGGGAAGAATCTTAATTGAATCGTTTATTGAATCAGAGGCTATTAAGCCTTCGTTTATTAATATGACAAATCGAACTCTTGAAAAAGCTGAAGCAATTGAACAACTGTACCCTGAGGTTAACGTACTCAAGTCTGCCGAAGAGGTTGTCACACATTCAGACCTTATTTTCATCTGTGTAAAACCATTAGACATTTATCCACTTTTAAATAATCTCAAACAGCTACTCGAGCCAAGTAAATGTCTCATTTCTATTACTAGTCCGATAAATGTTCATCAGATTGAATCTTTAGTGAGATGTCAAGTAGCAAGGGCGATTCCGAGTATTACCAATAGAGCTTTCTCAGGTGTCTCACTTGTTACGTTTGGAGAATCTTGTCATCTATCGACAAGAAAAGCAATTGAAACTATGTTTGAGAAGATTTCTACACCTGTTCAAATTGAAGAAAATGTAACAAGAGTTGCATCTGATATCGTAAGTTGTGGTCCAGCTTTCTTTAGTTACTTAATACAGAGATTTATTGATAGTGCTGTAGAAGAAACAGATATTACGAAAGAGCAGGCTGTTTTATTAGCAAGTGAAATGCTCGTTGGGATGGGCAACCTGATTGAAACCGAGCTTTATACACTACCGACCCTACAAGAAAAAGTCTGTGTTAAAGGTGGTGTAACCGGAAAAGGAATCAATGTGTTAGAAAATGAAGTCGGAGAAATGTTTAATAAGGTGTTTCAAGTCACACACGAGAAATACTATGAAGATATTGATGAAGTCTCAGAACAATTTAATTCAGTAACAAACAAATAA
- a CDS encoding sporulation histidine kinase inhibitor Sda, whose product MRKLSDELLIESYYKATEMKLHDDFIELISLEIKRRSLGHVLKASS is encoded by the coding sequence ATGAGAAAACTTTCTGACGAACTGTTAATTGAATCATACTATAAAGCAACTGAAATGAAACTACACGATGATTTTATAGAGCTTATTTCATTAGAAATTAAACGCCGTTCTTTAGGACATGTACTTAAAGCTTCCTCTTAA
- the yqeK gene encoding bis(5'-nucleosyl)-tetraphosphatase (symmetrical) YqeK: MERDVALQIVSEQLTEHRYLHTVGVMETAIQLAKQYGEDQKKAEIAAIFHDYAKFRPKKEMKKIIKDQEFPKKLLEYNSELWHAPVGAYLVKKEVGIKDQDILNAIKYHTSGRPNMTLLERIIYVADYIEPGRIFPGVEEVRELAEVSLDKALQKSLQNTIMFLLKKNQAVYPDTFKTYNSLILEGGSDC, translated from the coding sequence ATGGAACGTGATGTAGCATTACAAATTGTGTCAGAGCAATTAACAGAACATCGCTATCTTCATACGGTTGGCGTCATGGAAACGGCCATTCAATTGGCTAAACAATATGGAGAAGATCAAAAAAAGGCAGAAATAGCTGCGATCTTTCATGATTATGCAAAATTTCGACCTAAAAAGGAAATGAAGAAAATCATTAAAGATCAGGAATTTCCTAAAAAACTGTTAGAGTATAATAGTGAATTGTGGCATGCCCCTGTAGGTGCCTATTTAGTAAAAAAAGAAGTCGGTATAAAAGATCAAGATATCTTAAACGCTATTAAATACCATACTTCAGGACGTCCTAATATGACGTTGCTTGAAAGAATTATCTATGTAGCAGACTATATTGAACCAGGACGTATTTTTCCAGGTGTGGAGGAAGTACGTGAATTAGCAGAGGTAAGTTTAGATAAAGCATTGCAGAAATCATTGCAAAATACCATTATGTTCTTGTTGAAAAAGAATCAGGCTGTTTATCCAGATACTTTTAAAACATATAATTCGTTAATACTTGAAGGAGGAAGTGATTGTTAA
- a CDS encoding YrzI family small protein, which translates to MTINLFFITLSITRKNESKEVYEKNKEITRRMEGVKEREYELFRNM; encoded by the coding sequence ATGACGATCAACTTATTCTTCATTACATTATCAATTACTAGAAAAAATGAATCAAAAGAAGTTTATGAGAAAAACAAAGAAATTACCCGAAGAATGGAAGGGGTAAAGGAAAGAGAGTACGAACTTTTCCGTAATATGTAA
- the yqeH gene encoding ribosome biogenesis GTPase YqeH, producing the protein MSEQQFSCIGCGVTIQTENEELLGYAPESALTKEEVICQRCFRLKNYNEIQDVSLTDDDFLKILHGIGESPGLIVKIVDIFDFNGSWLQGLHRFVKGNQILLIGNKSDILPKSVKKQKLINWMKREAKELGLKPVDVCLVSAAKGHGIKEAAELIDQYRNGQDVYVVGCTNVGKSTFINRMIKEVAGVNDVITTSHYPGTTLDLIEIPLDNGASLYDTPGIINHHQMAHYVDKKDLKLLSPKKEIKPMVFQLNEEQTLYFGGLARLDYISGGRESFVCYLPNELKIHRTKQQNADELYEKHAGELLSPPRKEDVPTFPKLIPHEFTIKEAKTDIVFSGLGWVTVNQPGKKVIAYAPEGVNVTLRNSLI; encoded by the coding sequence GTGTCAGAACAGCAATTTTCATGTATAGGCTGTGGAGTAACCATTCAAACAGAGAATGAAGAATTATTAGGGTATGCTCCTGAAAGTGCATTAACAAAGGAAGAAGTAATATGTCAACGTTGTTTTCGATTAAAGAACTATAATGAAATTCAGGATGTGTCTTTAACAGATGACGATTTCCTGAAGATTTTACATGGTATTGGGGAATCTCCCGGCTTAATTGTTAAAATTGTCGATATTTTTGATTTTAATGGGAGCTGGCTTCAAGGATTACACCGCTTTGTAAAGGGAAATCAAATTCTTTTAATTGGGAATAAAAGTGATATTCTTCCTAAATCGGTTAAAAAACAAAAACTGATTAATTGGATGAAAAGAGAAGCTAAAGAATTAGGTCTAAAACCAGTGGATGTATGTCTAGTGAGTGCAGCAAAAGGGCATGGGATAAAAGAAGCTGCAGAGCTAATTGACCAATATCGTAATGGCCAGGATGTCTATGTTGTTGGGTGTACAAATGTAGGGAAATCTACTTTTATTAATCGTATGATTAAAGAGGTGGCAGGAGTAAATGATGTGATCACCACTTCTCACTATCCGGGCACTACATTGGACTTAATTGAGATCCCACTTGATAATGGTGCGTCGTTATACGATACACCAGGTATTATTAATCACCATCAAATGGCTCATTATGTTGATAAAAAAGATTTAAAACTACTAAGTCCAAAGAAAGAAATAAAGCCAATGGTTTTTCAGTTAAATGAAGAACAAACACTTTATTTTGGTGGACTTGCTAGGCTAGATTATATTTCCGGTGGAAGAGAATCATTTGTATGTTATTTACCTAATGAGCTCAAAATCCACAGAACTAAACAACAAAATGCAGATGAATTATATGAAAAACACGCAGGTGAGTTACTTTCACCACCAAGGAAGGAAGATGTACCAACCTTTCCTAAATTAATTCCTCATGAATTTACTATCAAAGAAGCGAAAACGGACATCGTTTTCTCGGGTTTAGGCTGGGTTACAGTGAATCAACCAGGAAAAAAAGTCATCGCGTATGCTCCTGAAGGTGTTAATGTAACATTAAGAAATTCGTTAATTTGA
- a CDS encoding YrhC family protein, which yields MTKKNLRNLVSDYKNYAFVLLAASVFLYIGVVLPGQGKEPLYDWVMMGTTFLFLVGSYSCFRISLNYKKQLDEQEEL from the coding sequence ATGACGAAAAAAAACTTACGCAATTTAGTTTCAGATTATAAAAACTATGCATTTGTTTTATTAGCTGCAAGTGTTTTCCTATATATTGGTGTTGTTTTACCAGGCCAAGGTAAAGAACCTCTTTACGATTGGGTTATGATGGGAACAACATTCCTTTTTCTTGTTGGATCTTACAGTTGTTTTAGGATTTCGTTAAACTATAAAAAACAGTTAGATGAACAAGAAGAACTTTAA
- the mtnN gene encoding 5'-methylthioadenosine/S-adenosylhomocysteine nucleosidase produces the protein MKIAIIGAMEEEVTILRDKLDNRTQQVIANCEFTEGTYNGVDVVLLKSGIGKVNAALSTTLLLDRYKPDYVINTGSAGGFHPSLNVGDVVISSEVRHNDVDVTAFGYEYGQVPGLPAAYLPEQKLVDIAVQKAEEIEDIQVAKGLIVTGDSFLSDPTKVEFIRSKFNDLHAGEMEAAAIAQTCHQFNVPFVVIRALSDIAGKESNISFDQFLDQAGKHSAQLVLKIVEAL, from the coding sequence ATGAAAATCGCTATAATTGGTGCAATGGAGGAAGAAGTAACTATTCTTCGTGATAAATTAGATAATCGTACGCAGCAAGTAATTGCTAATTGTGAATTTACTGAGGGTACATATAATGGAGTTGATGTTGTCCTTCTTAAATCAGGTATTGGTAAAGTCAATGCAGCTTTAAGTACAACGTTGCTTCTAGATCGTTACAAACCTGATTATGTTATTAATACAGGGTCTGCAGGAGGCTTTCATCCATCTTTAAATGTAGGTGACGTTGTCATTTCCTCTGAGGTTCGTCATAACGATGTTGATGTAACAGCATTCGGATATGAATATGGTCAAGTTCCAGGCTTACCTGCAGCTTATCTTCCTGAGCAAAAGCTAGTTGATATTGCTGTACAAAAAGCAGAGGAAATTGAAGACATTCAAGTGGCAAAAGGTCTTATTGTAACTGGAGACTCTTTCTTAAGTGATCCTACTAAAGTGGAATTTATACGTAGTAAATTTAATGATCTACATGCTGGTGAAATGGAAGCGGCAGCTATTGCTCAAACCTGTCATCAATTTAATGTACCGTTTGTTGTCATTAGAGCATTATCTGATATCGCAGGAAAAGAATCAAACATATCATTTGATCAGTTCTTAGATCAAGCAGGAAAGCATTCGGCACAATTGGTACTAAAGATCGTAGAGGCTTTGTAA
- a CDS encoding DUF2536 family protein, translating into MNLQLDLIKDKVEFFEAINVKELEKKINEQIVNNQALLLSVHSVSHNVHSTPDGRTIYTAVVHFKAL; encoded by the coding sequence ATGAATTTACAATTAGATTTAATTAAAGATAAAGTTGAATTTTTCGAGGCAATAAATGTAAAAGAATTAGAGAAAAAGATTAATGAGCAAATTGTCAATAATCAGGCACTTTTACTTTCCGTACATTCTGTTTCCCATAATGTACATAGTACTCCCGATGGTAGAACGATTTATACAGCAGTTGTCCATTTTAAGGCCTTATAA